One window from the genome of Ananas comosus cultivar F153 linkage group 13, ASM154086v1, whole genome shotgun sequence encodes:
- the LOC109719274 gene encoding uncharacterized protein LOC109719274: protein MVESWVDSMETLFEDLYTLEKDKVPLATHCSERTAKVWWKRIKQHRAFDLLPLTWEEFLVLLYVNYFPDSDKKKLQEQFRKLKQGCRSVAKALWAEQGNAHICEEREAFENDGGKKRAQGSYGAQSRSRKPPKYPRTQSKSRGPQRCTICGGNHEPRTCAQQEGKCFTCGQAGHISRYCPVRALPAPSIVSAPAMPAHYGGVPPTLQRLDVR, encoded by the exons ATGGTCGAGTCATGGGtggactcgatggagaccctatTTGAGGACCTTTACACATTGGAGAAAGATAAGGTCCCCCTCGCCACTCATTGCTCAGAGCGaacggcgaaggtgtggtggaaacggATTAAGCAGCATCGGGCTTTCGACCTTCTGCCGTTGACATGGGAAGAGTTTCTGGTGTTGTTGTAtgtcaactacttccccgatagcgaTAAGAAGAAGCTCCAGGAGCAGTTTCGGAAGTTGAAGCAAGGATGCCGCTCAGTTGCaaa agcattgtgggcggagcaaggaAATGCTCACATCTGTGAGGAGCGAGAGGCGTTCGAAAATGACGGTGGCAAGAAGCGGGCTCAAGGCAGTTATGGAGCTCAGTCGAGGTCGAGGAAGCCGCCGAAGTACCCGCGAACCCAATCCAAGAGCCGTGGACCTCAGCGGTGCACTATCTGTGGTGGAAACCATGAGCCAAGGACTTGTGCACAACAGGAGGGGAAGTGCTTCACCTGCGGCCAGGCGGGACATATTAGTCGCTACTGTCCGGTGAGGGCTTTGCCCGCTCCATCGATCGTGTCGGCTCCTGCGATGCCAGCTCATTATGGAGGCGTTCCACCTACTCTGCAACGTCTGGACGTGCGATGA